The Candidatus Zixiibacteriota bacterium genome segment ATGAGGGCGACTATATCGATTCAGGCGCAGTAATCGCCGAACTCGATAGAAATGAGCTAAACGCCGCTGTTGACCAAACAAGTAAAAATTACGAAGCCGCTAAAGCCGCCATCGTCAGCCTTGAAGTAAACCTTGAAACTATAAATCGCAATCTCAATAAGATTAGCAAGTTAATAGCTGCGGGAGCGGCCACGCAAACGCAGTATGACGACTTATTCGACCAAAAACGCCAAACAGAAGCTCAGCTTAACTACTCACAGAAAAGCCTTGAAGCCGCCAAAGCCGCAGTGGATATGGCGAATATCAGGCTTGATTATGCCGTTTTGAAAACGTATGCCAAGGGCAGAGTTCTATCCCGTATGTTTGAACCGGGCGAGGTGGTAATGCCTGCCGCGCCGGTGGCAACAATCGCCGATTTGGATAACTTGACAATAAAAGTCTATCTTCCCGAAAGCTGTCTTGGGGCAATCAAGCTTGGCCAAAATGTCGCTATTCAAATCGATTCACACCCCGAAAAAACATTCCCCGGAACCATTACGCATATTTCGGATAAAGCCGAATTTACTCCCAAGAATATCCAAACTAAAAAGGAACGGGTTAAACAGGTTTTCGCTGTGAAAATAGCATCCTACAGTCATGATGGCATTTTGAAGCCAGGCTTGCCTTGTGATGTTGTAATATCAATACCAAACAAATAACAGCTTTCCGGGTTTTAAGTAAGGCGTATCATGTCCGCAATCAGCATTAAAAATCTCTGTAAATCATTTCAGGATGTAAAAGCCCTAGCGGATGTCAATTTAGATATTGACAAAGGCGCAGTATTCGGAGTGCTTGGTCCCGATGGCGCCGGTAAAACCACCTTGCTAAGAATACTTGCCGGCGTTATGACCGCCGACTCCGGAACGGTCAACATACTCGGCTTTGACATAACGGCGGATATCGAATCAGCCAAACAGCATATCGGCTACCTTTCCCAGCGGTTTTCGCTTTATCCCGACCTGACGGTTTCGGAAAACATCGATTTTTACAGCCGTCTGTTCAAAGTTGACAAACTTGAAAGCTATAAGAGAAAAGCAAAATTGCTTGATTTTTCCCGTCTCGAACCATACGCCGACCGCACAGCCAAACATCTGTCAGGCGGCATGAAACAGAAACTTGCCCTATCGTGCGCATTGATACATACACCGAAAATCCTCATTCTTGATGAGCCGACTACCGGCGTCGACCCTATCTCGCGGCGGGAATTCTGGAAAATACTGTACGACCTTCTGACAGAGGGCGTAACTATAATATTCGCCACACCCTATATGGATGAGGCCGAAAGAGCTAACCGAGTCGCTTTACTTCATGAAGGGAAAATTTTATCCTGCGAAACGCCGGAATATCTTAAGCAGCAATACAGTCATCATCTTGTTGGGCTTATAACCGATAATAACCGTCTTTGCAGAAATCTGTTGCAGGATGAATTTGGTGCTCAAAATGTCTTATTTTTCGGGGATAAGCTCCATATCAAAATACAGGATTATGATGCCGGCGTGCAGGCTATTACAAATATCCTTCAGCAAGCCGGAATCGAGTTATTATCAATCGAGCGAATAGTTCCCGGTATGGAGGATGTCTTTATAGATGCCATCACCTGATATATCTGTCGAGGTTAATAATCTCACTCGCAAATTCGGTAATTTTACCGCCGTTGATAATGTCTCATTTGAAGTAAAAAGGGGAGAAGTGTTCGGATTTTTAGGCCCGAACGGCGCCGGAAAATCTACCACTATACGCATGCTTTGCGGTATAATTGCCCCCACAAGCGGCACCGGTACTGTCAGTGGTATCCCGCTGGGCAAAAACAGCGATAAAATCAAATCAATTATCGGGTATATGTCGCAGAAATTTTCGTTGTATGAGGATTTATCCGTTTTTGAAAATCTCGATTTTTATTCCGGCGTCTATCCCATACCGAAAGGGAAACGCTGTCAAAGAGTTGATGAGGCGTTGGAAATATCTGGCCTGACCAAACGCAAAGACCATATAACCGGCACGCTACCCGGCGGCTTGAAACAAAAGCTGGCGTTGGCGTGCTCGCTGCTTCATCAGCCCGAAGTCCTGTTTTTGGATGAGCCGACCGCCGGAGTCGATCCTTTGTCCCGGCGAAATTTCTGGGAGATGATTTATAAGCTGTCCGAATCGGGCGTAACGGTTTTTGTAACCACACACTACATGGATGAAGCGGAACATTGCGACCGGATAGCTTTTATAGCCTCAGGCAAGCTGATTAAAACAGATTCACCGGAAAACCTCAAGCAAACAAGCCGCAAGCTTTTAGAGATTGAATGCTCTGATTGGGCTAAGGCTATCGAGATATTATCATCAAACGAGGCGGAGATTGGCGAGTCGGCGTTGTTTGGCGTAAAAATCCATGTATCGCCAAACCCCGGCGCTGAGGATATAATCAAGAGCATGTTATCAGCCTCAGAATGCGGCTTTGTAAGTGTCAAAGAAATACTTCCCTCGCTTGAGGATGTATTCGTTTCGCTATTGAAATCGGAGAAATGATGCGGCTTAAGGCAATATTTTTAAAAGAGATGATTCTTATTGCCCGTGATAAAAGGGCTTTGTTTCTGATATTAGTGTTCCCTGTTTTTATGCTTATCTTATACAGCTATGGAGTAACGTTTGATATTAAAAATGTTTCCACAGCGGTATTGGATTATTGCGCCAAGCCGGCTTCAAGGGAGCTTCTTAATAAAATTAATTCTACAGAATATCTCAATATCGAATACTATGCTGAAAACTATGATGATATTTATCGGCTGTTTTTAGAGAATAAAATTGTCTTAGCATTAGTTATCCCGCCCGATTTTGATAAGAAAATCGCTCTTGGGCAAAAAACTAAAATTCAGGCCTTGGTAAATGGCTCTGATGCTAACACCGCCAGCGTAGCGATGGGTTATCAGGCGGCTATTATCTCCTCCTATGGAGCTGAATTAGTTCGGGAAAATATCGCCAAACGGGGATTAGCTTCCGCAACAGGTGGGGGAGTGATTGAAAAAACGAGGATTTGGTATAATCCCGAATTAATATCGATAAACTTCATTGTCCCCGGCGTTATTGCAGTAGTAATGATGATTTTGGGTTCGGTGCTAACCTCCACCTCGATTGTCAGGGAAAAAGAAACCGGCACTATTGAAATGCTGGTTTCCACACCGATTCGTTCCCAAGAATTAATCATAGGGAAAATACTGCCGTATGTAATCGTCTCATTTATAGATATAATAATCGTAATAGCCATAGCCCATTTCGGCCTTAAGGTGCCGCTTAAAGGCAGTGTTTCGCTTTTAATGTTTGGTTCGCTTTTGTATCTAATATGCGCGCTTGGCGTAGGCTTGTGGACTTCTAATATTTCCAATACGGTCAGTTCATCGCAAATTATAGTGATGTTTCTGGGATTGCTTCCAACAGTGCTTTTATCGGGTTTCATTTTCCCGATTAGCAGTATGCCGACTGTGGTTCAGGCTATCACTTATGCTTTTCCAGCCAGGTATTTTATTGTCGTCTTAAGAGGCATTTTCCTTAAAGGCGTTGGTCTTGATGTATTATGGCCGCAGTTTCTGTTTATGTTCGTATATGGTTTGGCGCTTTTAGTGTTATCAATCGCTAAATTCAAGAAGAAGATTGGCTGATATATGTTGAGAATCATACCAATAATCAAAAAGGAATTAATCCAAACAGTTCGTGATAAGCGGGCGTTTATGATTTTGCTTATCGCCCCTATATTGCAATTGCTGGTTTTTGGTTATGTTGCCACTACCGATATTAAAATGTCGTCATCCGTAATATGCGATTATGACGGCACTCCCCAAAGCCGGGAATTTATCGAAAAGTTTTCCGCCTCCGGTTATTTTAATGACAAGTATTACGTCAAATCAATGACCGAATTTGACTATTACATAGATTCGGGCAAAGCCGTAATCGGCATGATTATTCCGGCCGGTTTCCAAGAATTGCTCAACAAAGGTGAACAGGTACCTGTCGGGTTTGTCCTTGATGGCGCCAATTCTAATATGGCGACCATCCTGAGCGGTTATATTCGGTTTGTAACAGCCGATTATTCAAATCAGATTGCCGCCGAAATCAACTCGCGCAAAGGAATGGCTATCGAATTGCCCATTGATGTCGAGCCAAGGGTCTGGTTCAACCCCGATTTGAAATCGGTCAATTTCATGGTGCCCGGTGTTATGGGGATGCTAACCCTGATTATATTATTAAACTTGTCCTCGTTATCTATAGTCAGGGAGAGGGAACTTGGCACAGCTGAACAGCTTGTGGTTTCGCCGATTAAGCCGCTCGAATTAGTGATAGGCAAAATCGTGCCCTCCGCAGCCGCCGGATTCTTAGTCATTACGTTAGTTTTAGTTGTTGGCTTAGCCTGGTTTAAAATAGATTTTATAGGCTCGGTTTTATTGCTTTATTTCTTTTCGGGATTTTTCTTTTTTTGTGCCATTTCAATGGGCTTAGTAATTTCAACATATTCCCAAACCGGCGACCAGGCTATGTGGGCTAATCAATTTATCATAATGCCCAATATACTTCTCTCCGGATTTATTTCTCCAATCGCTAATATGCCTGAATCTATCCAATATATTACTTATCTTTTGCCAATGCGCTATTATTTGAGTATTATCAGGGGCATATTTATTCAGGGTGCTGGTTTTGAGGCGCTTTGGCCGCAGGCGGCGGCTTTATTCGGTTGGGGTCTGATTGTGATGGCAGTAGCGGCATTTCGGTTAAGAAAACATTTAGTTTGATTTTTTGGGAATAAAACATATTATTCGGGCGTAATATATTATGAGAGATACAAATAATCAGGAAGAGAGTTTGGTCCGGAAAGCATACCGATGGCTGTCATATATTGTGGCATCTATGTTTATCGTGATGGGGATCGGTATTCTGACCAAGATTCTGCTGCCGGGACCGTTTCTGACATATATGCAAAGGCTGATTCTTGGCGGTGTTATCTTAGTATACGGAATAGCTCGCTTGATAATGTTGTATGTGAAAGGCAGAAAGCAAAACAAACCAATGTAACTATAAGGAGTTGTCTCGAAACAACCTAAAAAAAAGCTTGACTATACATTGGATATTTATATTATAAAGTTTTAGCTTTTTGGCAGGATAAAGGCAGTTAGTTATTAAAAAAATAAATGTTCCCAAGTGGAGGATAATTGTGTTAAAGAAAGCACTGATAATTATTACAATATTTTTAACAGCGAGTATTGTTTTTGCTCAATCATCGAGTAAAATCGCTAAAGATGTTGATCAACTAATCAAAGATGGCAATCTAACTGCCGCCGAGGCCATGGTAGATTCCGCTTTAATTAATGCTCCTGAAGATTATAAACTTTTGCGCGCTAAAGGGAAAATATTGTTTGAAAAAGAAGATTTTCCTCAGGCTTTGGAATATTTCGAAAATACGCTCTTGCAGAAGAAAAAAGACCATGAGGCTTTATATGGCGCCGGAATGTCGGCTTTAAAAACCAACCAGTCTCAAAAAGCCTTAGATTACTTTGAACGCGGCATCAAAACCAAAAAGCTGAAAAACGAATTCCTGTACGGCAAGGCAATAGCCTTGATGAATCTTGGCGAACTGTCGGAAGCTGATGTAGTAATTCGCAAGGCTATAAAAAATGATAAAGAAAACCCGACCTATCAAAGGGCATGGGGCGATATTAATTATGCCAAAGAGGTCTGGACATTTGCTATTACCGCCTATAAAAATACATTAGAACTGGATTCATCCCAAACTGACCTTTTATATAAATTAGCCAAGGCAAATTTATATTCCAGAAATGTTAATGAGGCCGCAAATTATTATAAGGAATATATCAAAATTCACGATGCCGACACAACTGCCTGGCGGGAACTCGAATTAATCTATGAAAAATCAAATAATCCCTCCGAAGCTGTATTCTGCTGTAATAAATTAACCGACCTTAAACCCAATGACGGTGACAACTGGTACAAATTAGGCGATTTGCAGTTTAGTTTGCATAACTACGAAGAGGCCGGAATAGCCCTCGAAAAAGCTGTCGAGCTTGGCGCAAATGTTGCCGAATCTTATAAAAGATTAGCGAAAATATATCAGCTTCGCAAAGAATATTTCAAAGCCGATAGCGCCTATACCAGGTTTGAGAATGAACTTGGCGCGCCCGATGACCCCGTTTATTGGTTTAATAAGGGAAAGGTAATGATAAAAGTTGGCCAGAAAGATGCCGCTTTCTTCGATAAAGCAAGCAAAGCTTTCGATAAAGCCATCGAATTGGATTCCACCGAGGCCAGCTACTGGGAATACAGCGGTCTTGCCAGATACTACAAGCAGGATTATGCGTCGGCTATTCCGTTCTTTCAGAAACGCATTGAGCTTGGCAGTGAAAGCGTCAATTCGCTCAGAAACTTAGCATTCTGTTTCCTGAAAACCGAAAAGTATAAACTTGCCGCCTCGACCCTTGAGGAAGCGATTGCCTTAAAGCCCGAGGATGCTGTAATGCGCCAGATGATTGGCAAAATCTATGTTTTCCTGCATGGCCAGAGCGGCGATACACTTTATACGCTTAAGGCTATTAAACACTATAAAGTAGCGCTAACTGATACAACCGGCTCCTTGAAACCTACCGAAAAGTGCAAAGTGCGCGGCGACCTTGGCTACTGTTATGTTGTTTTGCGGGAATCAAAGAAGGCTATCTCGATGTTGGAAACAGCAATCAAATGCGATCCGAAGAATATCGATTATCTGTATAACCTCGCCAGTTCCTATCATCTTGATAATCAGTTTGATCTAGCTAATAAATATTATAAAGAGGTTTTAAAAATCGATCCAAATCATATGGGGGCAAAGGAAGGCAAAGCAAGAACCACTAAAGTAGGCGGTTAATAACAATTACTCGACAGGAGTATAAATGGCAAAAAAGAACGAAATAAACCCTGAAGAGCTTCGGTATAACTATCTTGGCTTTGAAGTTGTGCCGGGCAAGCTAAAGGAATTCTGGGACTCTGATGAGGAAAAGAAAAGCTATATCGATAAGATAAGGGAAAAACTCAAAACCACTCAGGTTATCGAACGCGATTTCTCGGTGGTGAATTCCAGCCAGATGAACAAAGCCGATAGGATTATTATCTCAGTCGCCTCGGTTTTTTTAATTCTCTCGCTATTAGTACCCTATTATAATTTCGAGGCTTTCGGGGGCAAGGTTTCTGGCAGCGCAATTTCTTACCTGGCGAATCTCGGCTATATCAGTAATTTTTTAGCTTGGGGCAGCTTAACCATGAAACTGACTCTCGTGTTTTCGGTATTCATGATATTCTTTAGCCCGGTTATCGGCATTCTCAACCTTATAGCGCTGAATTCAGGCAGGAATAAAGCTAACTATTTTTCGCGCTTAAAATCTATAAGCCGGCTTAATATCTTAGCAATTCTTTTATATATAGCGCTATTTGCTTTGGTTGCCTCAGGTCAGCTTAACCCCTTTGGTTCGCTTGGCATAGAAGCACTTGGCGAAAACTTTACATTACTTAGCGTAATCAACATGGCAAGCGTTAGCATATGGCTTAATATTGCGGCGCATTTACTGGGATTATTGCCAGCGTTGGAACTATAAGAAATAATTTAATAAATCTTAGGAGGAACTAAGTGAAACAATCCGTATTTTTCTTCATCCTGTTAATTGTCGCTGTTGGGGCAGGATATGTAATCTGGGCATATTTACTGCCGGACTATCTTCGGGAGGGCGGCCCGCTTGTTATGTTTTTAATTGCTATGTTAATCATGTTGGTTGGCTTCATTATTGAGCGCAGTTTGACGCTAAGAATTGCCAAAGGCAAATCATCAGTACAATCGTTTTTTAAAAAAGTTGTTACCATGCTTCATTCCGGCGATTATGAAGGCGCCATTGCCGCTTGCGACAAACAGCGCGGCAGCGTAGCTAATATCATCAGAGCAGGAATTGAAAGATATAACGCAGTAAAGGATGATACTACTATAAATGCAGAGAAGAAAATCGAAGAGGCTCAACGGGCTATCGAAGAGGCTAATGCTCTTGAGGTTCCGCTTTTGGAACGCAACCTGATTGCGCTTTCAACAATTTCTTCAATTGCCACAATGTGGGGCCTTCTGGGAACCACAATCGGCATGATTAGAGCTTTTTCGGCAACCGGTCATCGTAAAGGCGGCGTTATCGATGCTCAGCAGTTGGCTGTTGGTATCTCTGAAGCGCTGGTGAATACTGCCGGCGGTCTGACTAATGCTATCGTTGGTATTATTGCTTACAATGTGTTTATAAACAAAGTCGATACCTTTAATTATACAATTGATGAAGCCTCCTATGAAGTAATTCAGTTGCTTAAAGAGAAAGAAGGCGCTTAATGGCTGGTAGACCCAAAAGGAGAGTTGGCGTACTAATCGATATGACCCCGATGGTCGATATCGCTTTTCTATTGCTGATTTTCTATATGGTAACTACCCAGTTTAAACCGCCGGAGAAAGAAAAAGTCGCTCTGCCTATGTCTACATCGCAAATCAAAGTGCCTGACAAGGGTATCATTAATATCACTGTCAATAAATTTGACGCTTTGTTTGTCGAGTATATCACTAAAGATAAAGATACAGGTGATATCGTAAGGGAGTCCCCAGAGGTAACGCTTCGCACTCTTAACTATAACCTGACAACGGCCAGGTTAAAACTGGGTAACCCGGAAATAATTGTAAAAGCGGATAAAGAATGCAGTTATGGAATGATACGAAGTGTAATGAACACGCTTCAGGATGTTGGCATCGACCATTTTGCGTTGATGACAGATATGAAAACTACTTCATATACATCTGAAGGTGAAACGGAGGAACCATCATCATGATAAAGGAGGTGAGTTTATATGGGAGCTGTTGATACCCCGCAAAGAGAATCAAAAAAAGCAAAAACTGGCGGTAAGCTCAAACGTCCTAAAAAACGTATCGGTATTCGTATCGATATGACTCCCATGGTCGATATTGCATTTCTGCTTTTGATTTTCTACATGGTTACAACTGTTTTCTCGATGCCTCAATCGATGGAGATAAACCTTCCGCCTAAAGATATTGATGAGAAACCTTTACCGATAGCAAAATCTAAGTTGCTGGAAATTCTAGTTGACACTGATGGCAATATTTTCTGGCTGCATACTCCAAAGGGTCAGGAAGATATGAAACTGCCGGAATATATCGAGTTAAATAAACTGCAGAAGTTTCTATTCCAGAAAAATCAGGATGTGCCCAGGCTGGTTACCGTATTGCGTATCGATCCTAAATGCCGATATGAAATGATGGTAAATATCATCGATGAAATACAGGTAATTGAAAGACGTTTTAAGCAAGTCGACCCTGACTGGTCCTACAGGTTCAGCCTTCAAGATATGACTCAATGGGAGCACCAGCTGATGCAGCAGGCTAAAGAGAATATGGGCATGGTTGTTGCCGAAGAAGGAGGCGAGGCATGAACAGAGCATTAGCAATGTTAGCCGGCTATGGCGCCTTTGAAATTAAGCGGGCATACCGCAAGAATCTCAGTATCGGTATGATTGCCTCCAGCGCTTTTTTCCTGTTTGTAATCGGCGGAGTAGTTCTTGTCAATAAGATTACTTCCAAGCCGCCGGAAGCTGTCGGCAGGATAGTTTTAAAAACATCCGCCGACTTAGGCGCGCCGCCAACTCTTTCTACCAAGGATATCCCAATCAGAGTTGCCGCACCCGAAAGAGCGATGCCATCTGTAGGCGTGCCCACACCGGTACCGGATGAGGAAGCTCCAGAGGAAGTGGAAATGGCAACAATGGATGACCTCGCCGCTATGGCTGCTCCGCCGCCGGTGATGGATTTGGACGATGTCGGCGATAAGGAAATTATAATCGAAGACCTCGAAGAATTGCTGCCGTCATCGGATGAATTCGTCGCTTATGACGAAATGCCGGAAAAAATTGATCCTGTCGAACCTGCATATCCCGAGATGGCAAGACGCGCAGGTATTGAAGGCGTTGTCTGGGTTAATGCCTTAATCGATAAAGAGGGAAAAGTCCGGGATGTAAAGATTATTAAAGATTCCGGAGCTAATGCCGGTTTTGAGGAAGCTGCTATCGAAGCCGCCAAACAAACTGCATGGAAACCGGCTATTTCCAACGGTCAACCGATAGCGGTATGGATTTCATATAAAATAACTTTTACGCTGAAATAGTTCCCCTTCAAATTATTTTATTGCCCGGTTGTTGAAAAACAGCCGGGTTTTTTTATAGGGTGTTATTAGTGCGCGGCTGACCTCCTGGTTTGCCCGTCCTTTACACACATAATAATGGGGCAGACGAGGACGTCTGCCGCCCACTGCGATGTTGTGTCAGTTCGTAGTCCGCCTAAGGCGGATGAACTGACACATCTTGCTTGATAAAAAAGCTTCAAAATTATCGATTAATAAATTTGAATAAAATCCTTGCTTTAGTGTATAATGCAACAAAATGTAAAATTTGAAACATTTAATATAACTTTTCGTTATATTAGATGTCTAAAAAAGAAAGGGAAGTTATGGATGATCAAATTCAAGACCAAGTAATGACCGCTGATAACAGCGTTGAGTTAGGTTTCTGGGGAAATTTCACTAATATCTTTGCCAATCCGCGCCGGACATTCGAATCATTAGATAAACGGCCAACATGGCTTATGCCCATGTTGATATTGATTTTAGTAACGGTGATAACAACCCAGATTGCCTTTCCGATTTTAATGAAAGCTCAGATGGAAATGTTAAGAAATAACCCGAACATAGCACCGGAGCAACTGCAGGTTATTGAGCAGCACATGTCTGAGGGTGTAGCCACTCAACGGATTGTAACGGTAGTATCTCAGGTAATCGGCACGCCTTTGGTATTTTATTTACTGCTTTCATTTATATTTTATTTCATCGGTTCGGTTATACTTGGCGGCGATGCCACATTTAAGAAAGTGCTTTCTGTCTTTTCATGGTCATCCTGTATTTTGATACTTGCATCGCTTGTTAGTTTTCCATTGATATTGATAAAGGAATCCATGCAGGTATCCATATCGCCGGCGCTCTTACTATCGGATGATTCGGTTGGCACTACTCTTCATACTCTATTGTCCAAATTTGACTTTTTTACGATATGGTTTTTAGCGGTATTCGCCTCGGGGTTTGCCGCAATTTATAAATTTAGCACGGCCAAAGCGTATATTACAGTTGGCGTACTCTGGGGAATCTGGATTACGCTTTCCACAACCTTGGCAGATGTATTTAGTCGTTTCGGAATGTAGTTAAAGAAAGAGAGAAGTTATGAGCCGAAAACTCCATTTATCGATTATCATAATTGCGATATTAGGACTAACCTTAAGCGTATCGGCAGAAACATATACGCTGGAAAAATGTATCGAAACCGCTTTGGAAAATAACTATGGGGTTATTGCGGCTAAAAACAATTATAACGCCACTCGATGGCAGTTGAATTCCGCCTATGGACGAATATTGCCATCAATTTCTATTTCCACCGGAGAAAATCAAAGCTGGTCTGCCTCGCAAGGTTTAGATGCAAATAATAATCCCATTATCTATAC includes the following:
- a CDS encoding efflux RND transporter periplasmic adaptor subunit; translated protein: MKRVMIFGIIFIVLLTILIITLNIYRNEDTGVLILSGIIEAEENDVSFRMPGLITHIYFDEGDYIDSGAVIAELDRNELNAAVDQTSKNYEAAKAAIVSLEVNLETINRNLNKISKLIAAGAATQTQYDDLFDQKRQTEAQLNYSQKSLEAAKAAVDMANIRLDYAVLKTYAKGRVLSRMFEPGEVVMPAAPVATIADLDNLTIKVYLPESCLGAIKLGQNVAIQIDSHPEKTFPGTITHISDKAEFTPKNIQTKKERVKQVFAVKIASYSHDGILKPGLPCDVVISIPNK
- a CDS encoding biopolymer transporter ExbD; this translates as MAGRPKRRVGVLIDMTPMVDIAFLLLIFYMVTTQFKPPEKEKVALPMSTSQIKVPDKGIINITVNKFDALFVEYITKDKDTGDIVRESPEVTLRTLNYNLTTARLKLGNPEIIVKADKECSYGMIRSVMNTLQDVGIDHFALMTDMKTTSYTSEGETEEPSS
- a CDS encoding energy transducer TonB codes for the protein MNRALAMLAGYGAFEIKRAYRKNLSIGMIASSAFFLFVIGGVVLVNKITSKPPEAVGRIVLKTSADLGAPPTLSTKDIPIRVAAPERAMPSVGVPTPVPDEEAPEEVEMATMDDLAAMAAPPPVMDLDDVGDKEIIIEDLEELLPSSDEFVAYDEMPEKIDPVEPAYPEMARRAGIEGVVWVNALIDKEGKVRDVKIIKDSGANAGFEEAAIEAAKQTAWKPAISNGQPIAVWISYKITFTLK
- a CDS encoding ABC transporter permease, coding for MMRLKAIFLKEMILIARDKRALFLILVFPVFMLILYSYGVTFDIKNVSTAVLDYCAKPASRELLNKINSTEYLNIEYYAENYDDIYRLFLENKIVLALVIPPDFDKKIALGQKTKIQALVNGSDANTASVAMGYQAAIISSYGAELVRENIAKRGLASATGGGVIEKTRIWYNPELISINFIVPGVIAVVMMILGSVLTSTSIVREKETGTIEMLVSTPIRSQELIIGKILPYVIVSFIDIIIVIAIAHFGLKVPLKGSVSLLMFGSLLYLICALGVGLWTSNISNTVSSSQIIVMFLGLLPTVLLSGFIFPISSMPTVVQAITYAFPARYFIVVLRGIFLKGVGLDVLWPQFLFMFVYGLALLVLSIAKFKKKIG
- a CDS encoding MotA/TolQ/ExbB proton channel family protein codes for the protein MKQSVFFFILLIVAVGAGYVIWAYLLPDYLREGGPLVMFLIAMLIMLVGFIIERSLTLRIAKGKSSVQSFFKKVVTMLHSGDYEGAIAACDKQRGSVANIIRAGIERYNAVKDDTTINAEKKIEEAQRAIEEANALEVPLLERNLIALSTISSIATMWGLLGTTIGMIRAFSATGHRKGGVIDAQQLAVGISEALVNTAGGLTNAIVGIIAYNVFINKVDTFNYTIDEASYEVIQLLKEKEGA
- a CDS encoding ABC transporter permease; this encodes MLRIIPIIKKELIQTVRDKRAFMILLIAPILQLLVFGYVATTDIKMSSSVICDYDGTPQSREFIEKFSASGYFNDKYYVKSMTEFDYYIDSGKAVIGMIIPAGFQELLNKGEQVPVGFVLDGANSNMATILSGYIRFVTADYSNQIAAEINSRKGMAIELPIDVEPRVWFNPDLKSVNFMVPGVMGMLTLIILLNLSSLSIVRERELGTAEQLVVSPIKPLELVIGKIVPSAAAGFLVITLVLVVGLAWFKIDFIGSVLLLYFFSGFFFFCAISMGLVISTYSQTGDQAMWANQFIIMPNILLSGFISPIANMPESIQYITYLLPMRYYLSIIRGIFIQGAGFEALWPQAAALFGWGLIVMAVAAFRLRKHLV
- a CDS encoding biopolymer transporter ExbD, which codes for MGAVDTPQRESKKAKTGGKLKRPKKRIGIRIDMTPMVDIAFLLLIFYMVTTVFSMPQSMEINLPPKDIDEKPLPIAKSKLLEILVDTDGNIFWLHTPKGQEDMKLPEYIELNKLQKFLFQKNQDVPRLVTVLRIDPKCRYEMMVNIIDEIQVIERRFKQVDPDWSYRFSLQDMTQWEHQLMQQAKENMGMVVAEEGGEA
- a CDS encoding ABC transporter ATP-binding protein, coding for MPSPDISVEVNNLTRKFGNFTAVDNVSFEVKRGEVFGFLGPNGAGKSTTIRMLCGIIAPTSGTGTVSGIPLGKNSDKIKSIIGYMSQKFSLYEDLSVFENLDFYSGVYPIPKGKRCQRVDEALEISGLTKRKDHITGTLPGGLKQKLALACSLLHQPEVLFLDEPTAGVDPLSRRNFWEMIYKLSESGVTVFVTTHYMDEAEHCDRIAFIASGKLIKTDSPENLKQTSRKLLEIECSDWAKAIEILSSNEAEIGESALFGVKIHVSPNPGAEDIIKSMLSASECGFVSVKEILPSLEDVFVSLLKSEK
- a CDS encoding ABC transporter ATP-binding protein; translated protein: MSAISIKNLCKSFQDVKALADVNLDIDKGAVFGVLGPDGAGKTTLLRILAGVMTADSGTVNILGFDITADIESAKQHIGYLSQRFSLYPDLTVSENIDFYSRLFKVDKLESYKRKAKLLDFSRLEPYADRTAKHLSGGMKQKLALSCALIHTPKILILDEPTTGVDPISRREFWKILYDLLTEGVTIIFATPYMDEAERANRVALLHEGKILSCETPEYLKQQYSHHLVGLITDNNRLCRNLLQDEFGAQNVLFFGDKLHIKIQDYDAGVQAITNILQQAGIELLSIERIVPGMEDVFIDAIT
- a CDS encoding YIP1 family protein, with translation MSKKEREVMDDQIQDQVMTADNSVELGFWGNFTNIFANPRRTFESLDKRPTWLMPMLILILVTVITTQIAFPILMKAQMEMLRNNPNIAPEQLQVIEQHMSEGVATQRIVTVVSQVIGTPLVFYLLLSFIFYFIGSVILGGDATFKKVLSVFSWSSCILILASLVSFPLILIKESMQVSISPALLLSDDSVGTTLHTLLSKFDFFTIWFLAVFASGFAAIYKFSTAKAYITVGVLWGIWITLSTTLADVFSRFGM
- a CDS encoding tetratricopeptide repeat protein, producing MLKKALIIITIFLTASIVFAQSSSKIAKDVDQLIKDGNLTAAEAMVDSALINAPEDYKLLRAKGKILFEKEDFPQALEYFENTLLQKKKDHEALYGAGMSALKTNQSQKALDYFERGIKTKKLKNEFLYGKAIALMNLGELSEADVVIRKAIKNDKENPTYQRAWGDINYAKEVWTFAITAYKNTLELDSSQTDLLYKLAKANLYSRNVNEAANYYKEYIKIHDADTTAWRELELIYEKSNNPSEAVFCCNKLTDLKPNDGDNWYKLGDLQFSLHNYEEAGIALEKAVELGANVAESYKRLAKIYQLRKEYFKADSAYTRFENELGAPDDPVYWFNKGKVMIKVGQKDAAFFDKASKAFDKAIELDSTEASYWEYSGLARYYKQDYASAIPFFQKRIELGSESVNSLRNLAFCFLKTEKYKLAASTLEEAIALKPEDAVMRQMIGKIYVFLHGQSGDTLYTLKAIKHYKVALTDTTGSLKPTEKCKVRGDLGYCYVVLRESKKAISMLETAIKCDPKNIDYLYNLASSYHLDNQFDLANKYYKEVLKIDPNHMGAKEGKARTTKVGG